The genomic DNA GAAAATCAAAGGCAGGAAGAGGCACCTGCTGGTGGATGTCCTGGGGCTGTTGCTCGTCTCATGGGTAAGCACGGCGGATGTTCAGGACAGGGATGGCGCGCGGAAGGTGTTACCAGTGGCTGCACAGCAGTATCCCACGCTCAAGAAGACTTGGATGGATGGCGGATATTCTGGGGAGCGTGTGCAGGCCGTGGCCACGAAGACAGGTATCAACGTCGAAGTGGTGAAGCGCTCAGACCAGGCGAAGGGCTTTGTTCTATTGCCCAAGCGATGGATAGTCGAGAGGACTTTCGGGTGGTTGAATCGTCAACGGCGCTTGTCCAAGGACTACGAGCGTAAGGAGTCTTCATCCGAAGCGTTTATTCACATCAGCATGATTGACCTCATGCTGCGGAGGCTTGCCTGATCGCTCCAGTTCAACACCCTCTTATATTTGTCTTATTCGTTGTGCTTGCGCACGTATAGTCGTCTGCCCGAGTATGGGTCTCTGCTACTGT from Melittangium boletus DSM 14713 includes the following:
- a CDS encoding IS5 family transposase — its product is MPDRQRYPTDLTDKQWALVEPFVRASHCGPQEVLHPRREVVNAILYIKRTGAQWRYMPHDLPDWRIVYHYFARWKKDGTWKKLNDELRREVRTREGHEEEPTAGILDSQSVKTMQEAETKGYDAGKKIKGRKRHLLVDVLGLLLVSWVSTADVQDRDGARKVLPVAAQQYPTLKKTWMDGGYSGERVQAVATKTGINVEVVKRSDQAKGFVLLPKRWIVERTFGWLNRQRRLSKDYERKESSSEAFIHISMIDLMLRRLA